One region of Mugil cephalus isolate CIBA_MC_2020 chromosome 17, CIBA_Mcephalus_1.1, whole genome shotgun sequence genomic DNA includes:
- the LOC125023895 gene encoding serine palmitoyltransferase 2-like isoform X2, which translates to MTESPATKPANGEVCQRVKNGLKAERNGLAKSLRRCHERPPKHHCHPDDDEEEVEVHASSNPGGLYNRPFVESFEETPMLVAVLTYMGYGILTIFGYLRDFLRHWKIERCHIAREKEEQKDFVPLYQDFENFYTRNLYMRIRDNWNRPICSVPGAKMGLMERASHDYNWTFQYTGRVVQDVINLGSYNYLGFAENTGPCADAAAEVTTKYGVGVASTRQEIGNQDIHEEMEKLVAKFLGVESAMGFGMGFATNSMNIPALTGKGCLILSDELNHASLVLGARLSGSTIRVFKHNNMQSLEKLLREAIVHGQPRTHRPWKKILIVVEGIYSMEGSIVRLPEVIALKKRYRAYLYLDEAHSIGALGPRGRGVVDYFGLDPCDVDVMMGTFTKSFGAAGGYIAGKRELIEYLRSHSHSAVYATSMSPPVVEQIITSMKCIMGWDGTTIGRDRVQQLAENTVYFRKRLREMGFIIYGNNDSPVVPMMLYMPAKIGAFGREMLKRNIGVVVVGFPATPIIESRARFCISAAHSKHMLDRALSIISEVGDLLQLKYSRYRIQPSLARPFDDNVYEDIDD; encoded by the exons ATGACCGAAAGCCCCGCGACCAAACCAGCCAACGGGGAAGTGTGTCAGCGCGTCAAGAACGGACTGAAGGCGGAGAGAAACGGCTTGGCCAAGAGCCTCCGCCGCTGCCATGAGCGGCCGCCCAAGCACCACTGCCACCCcgacgacgacgaggaggaggtggag GTCCACGCCTCGTCGAATCCTGGCGGCCTGTACAACCGGCCCTTCGTCGAGTCTTTCGAGGAGACGCCCATGCTGGTGGCAGTGCTCACCTACATGGGCTACGGCATCCTCACCATCTTCGGCTACCTCCGCGACTTCCTCCGTCACTGGAAGATCGAACGGTGCCACATtgccagagagaaggaggagcaaAAG GACTTTGTGCCACTCTACCAGGATTTCGAGAACTTTTACACCCGAAACCTTTACATGCGGATAAGGGACAACTGGAACCGGCCCATATGCAGCGTCCCAGGAGCCAAGATGGGCCTGATGGAGCGAGCCTCCCACGACTACAACTGGACATTTCA gTACACGGGTCGGGTGGTGCAGGATGTGATTAACTTGGGCTCGTATAATTACCTCGGCTTCGCTGAGAATACCGGCCCGTGCGCTGACGCCGCCGCCGAGGTCACCACGAAGTACGGTGTGGGAGTTGCCAGCACCAGGCAGGAGATTG GTAACCAGGACATAcatgaggagatggagaaactgGTGGCTAAGTTCCTCGGCGTGGAGTCGGCCATGGGGTTCGGGATGGGCTTCGCGACCAACTCTATGAACATACCAGCACTGACTGGCAAG GGTTGCCTCATTCTGAGTGATGAGCTGAACCATGCCTCTCTGGTCCTGGGAGCCAGACTCTCAGGGTCCACCATCAGAGTCTTCAAACATAACA ATATGCAGAGCCTTGAAAAACTGCTGAGGGAAGCCATAGTCCACGGTCAGCCCAGGACGCACAGACCATGGAAGAAGATTCTTATAGTGGTCGAGGGAATTTACAG CATGGAGGGCAGTATAGTGCGCCTGCCCGAGGTGATCGCCCTGAAGAAGCGCTACCGGGCCTACCTTTACCTAGACGAGGCCCACAGTATAGGGGCCCTGGGTCCGAGGGGAAGAGGTGTGGTGGATTACTTTGGCCTCGACCCTTGTGACGTGGACGTCATGATGGGCACCTTCACCAAGAGTTTTGGTGCTGCAGGGGGATACATTGCAGGGAAAAGG GAGCTCATCGAGTACCTGCGCTCCCATTCCCACAGTGCGGTCTACGCCACCTCCATGTCTCCTCCTGTGGTGGAGCAAATCATCACTTCTATGAAGTGTATTATGGGCTGGGATGGCACGACGATAG GCCGTGATCGCGTGCAGCAGCTGGCCGAGAACACAGTCTATTTCCGCAAGAGGCTTCGAGAAATGGGCTTCATCATCTACGGCAACAACGACTCTCCTGTCGTACCCATGATGCTCTACATGCCGGCCAAGATAGG AGCGTTTGGCAGGGAGATGCTGAAGAGGAACATCGGGGTGGTGGTCGTGGGCTTCCCTGCTACGCCCATCATCGAGTCGAGAGCGCGATTCTGCATCTCTGCCGCCCACTCCAAACACATGCTCGACCGG GCTTTGAGTATCATCAGCGAGGTAGGAGACCTTCTTCAGCTCAAGTACTCCCGTTACAGAATACAGCCGTCGTTGGCACGGCCCTTTGACGATAACGTGTATGAGGACATTGACGACTGA
- the LOC125023895 gene encoding serine palmitoyltransferase 2-like isoform X1: protein MTESPATKPANGEVCQRVKNGLKAERNGLAKSLRRCHERPPKHHCHPDDDEEEVEVHASSNPGGLYNRPFVESFEETPMLVAVLTYMGYGILTIFGYLRDFLRHWKIERCHIAREKEEQKDFVPLYQDFENFYTRNLYMRIRDNWNRPICSVPGAKMGLMERASHDYNWTFQYTGRVVQDVINLGSYNYLGFAENTGPCADAAAEVTTKYGVGVASTRQEIGNQDIHEEMEKLVAKFLGVESAMGFGMGFATNSMNIPALTGKGCLILSDELNHASLVLGARLSGSTIRVFKHNNMQSLEKLLREAIVHGQPRTHRPWKKILIVVEGIYSMEGSIVRLPEVIALKKRYRAYLYLDEAHSIGALGPRGRGVVDYFGLDPCDVDVMMGTFTKSFGAAGGYIAGKRELIEYLRSHSHSAVYATSMSPPVVEQIITSMKCIMGWDGTTIGRDRVQQLAENTVYFRKRLREMGFIIYGNNDSPVVPMMLYMPAKIGFLFRSTTCEKGFAGWAFIEPALCPHAVSAVSPCVCPSRAFGREMLKRNIGVVVVGFPATPIIESRARFCISAAHSKHMLDRALSIISEVGDLLQLKYSRYRIQPSLARPFDDNVYEDIDD from the exons ATGACCGAAAGCCCCGCGACCAAACCAGCCAACGGGGAAGTGTGTCAGCGCGTCAAGAACGGACTGAAGGCGGAGAGAAACGGCTTGGCCAAGAGCCTCCGCCGCTGCCATGAGCGGCCGCCCAAGCACCACTGCCACCCcgacgacgacgaggaggaggtggag GTCCACGCCTCGTCGAATCCTGGCGGCCTGTACAACCGGCCCTTCGTCGAGTCTTTCGAGGAGACGCCCATGCTGGTGGCAGTGCTCACCTACATGGGCTACGGCATCCTCACCATCTTCGGCTACCTCCGCGACTTCCTCCGTCACTGGAAGATCGAACGGTGCCACATtgccagagagaaggaggagcaaAAG GACTTTGTGCCACTCTACCAGGATTTCGAGAACTTTTACACCCGAAACCTTTACATGCGGATAAGGGACAACTGGAACCGGCCCATATGCAGCGTCCCAGGAGCCAAGATGGGCCTGATGGAGCGAGCCTCCCACGACTACAACTGGACATTTCA gTACACGGGTCGGGTGGTGCAGGATGTGATTAACTTGGGCTCGTATAATTACCTCGGCTTCGCTGAGAATACCGGCCCGTGCGCTGACGCCGCCGCCGAGGTCACCACGAAGTACGGTGTGGGAGTTGCCAGCACCAGGCAGGAGATTG GTAACCAGGACATAcatgaggagatggagaaactgGTGGCTAAGTTCCTCGGCGTGGAGTCGGCCATGGGGTTCGGGATGGGCTTCGCGACCAACTCTATGAACATACCAGCACTGACTGGCAAG GGTTGCCTCATTCTGAGTGATGAGCTGAACCATGCCTCTCTGGTCCTGGGAGCCAGACTCTCAGGGTCCACCATCAGAGTCTTCAAACATAACA ATATGCAGAGCCTTGAAAAACTGCTGAGGGAAGCCATAGTCCACGGTCAGCCCAGGACGCACAGACCATGGAAGAAGATTCTTATAGTGGTCGAGGGAATTTACAG CATGGAGGGCAGTATAGTGCGCCTGCCCGAGGTGATCGCCCTGAAGAAGCGCTACCGGGCCTACCTTTACCTAGACGAGGCCCACAGTATAGGGGCCCTGGGTCCGAGGGGAAGAGGTGTGGTGGATTACTTTGGCCTCGACCCTTGTGACGTGGACGTCATGATGGGCACCTTCACCAAGAGTTTTGGTGCTGCAGGGGGATACATTGCAGGGAAAAGG GAGCTCATCGAGTACCTGCGCTCCCATTCCCACAGTGCGGTCTACGCCACCTCCATGTCTCCTCCTGTGGTGGAGCAAATCATCACTTCTATGAAGTGTATTATGGGCTGGGATGGCACGACGATAG GCCGTGATCGCGTGCAGCAGCTGGCCGAGAACACAGTCTATTTCCGCAAGAGGCTTCGAGAAATGGGCTTCATCATCTACGGCAACAACGACTCTCCTGTCGTACCCATGATGCTCTACATGCCGGCCAAGATAGG TTTCCTCTTCAGATCCACAACCTGTGAAAAAGGATTTGCAGGATGGGCCTTTATTGAACCGGCGCTGTGTCCTCATGCCGTGTCGGCTGTGTCTCCTTGTGTGTGTCCTTCCAGAGCGTTTGGCAGGGAGATGCTGAAGAGGAACATCGGGGTGGTGGTCGTGGGCTTCCCTGCTACGCCCATCATCGAGTCGAGAGCGCGATTCTGCATCTCTGCCGCCCACTCCAAACACATGCTCGACCGG GCTTTGAGTATCATCAGCGAGGTAGGAGACCTTCTTCAGCTCAAGTACTCCCGTTACAGAATACAGCCGTCGTTGGCACGGCCCTTTGACGATAACGTGTATGAGGACATTGACGACTGA